In Styela clava chromosome 10, kaStyClav1.hap1.2, whole genome shotgun sequence, the sequence TTGGCTTGGCAATATTGAATCGAAATTCAACGTACAGAAATCCGGTTCAATATTAAACCCAGACTTCGCCTCTTTGAGCGCAGTAGTGGCCAATAGTATTCAAATAAATCCGAATGTCGGAAATATTCGAacaaatgattcaaaataaatgatttgaaactttttcaaacaatttttagAGAAATTTAACAGTTATTGCCATTTATTGCACCCGAGAAGATCTATTGTACCTTCCGAGGTCTTTCGTCTGCTTCGTCTCACAATTTGTGAGACCCTGTACTATATGGCCTAATATGCAAAGGGGAAAAGCTCAAGTCTCATTCAAATATGTGCTCCATGTGACCGATTTAATTTAGGAGACTTTGAAGCTTAATCCCcagaataaagaataaaacCTAGCGCCCTATCTAACTAACAATACATAATTCAGTGCAGTGTTAAGCCTAAGCGAAACCCTTCTTTAATTTGGTCGGTCAAAGGAGCAAATTTTGTTTAACTTCAAAGATCGCATTGCTAATTATGATAACAGAAAGGTTTCggcattggtaaaaaaaaacatggttaGTTTGccctattttatatattattcgtATCAAATCGACCACGTATTAAATATTGCTGTGGATCGATAAATGAGAATGATACCAAAAAAAGTTCAATCAGCAATTTATGctgataaatttatatatatatatatatatatcatgtacaCGCCCATGAATAGTAAATCAtcattaaaaattattcaattcttTTCACCCGCCGGACTGAGTTGTTCTTCGGTAGACAATCCTAATAAGAGCCATCTAAACACCTAGGTTAGATTCGTCTGTCGAACCCTATCTAGTCATTCCTTGCTGACTAATTAATAAATCGACAGACGAAATTGGTAGTACCACACAAGTGAAGAATCCTCTAGCGAAGCGAAGAATTCTATCTTCCATATTCGCGCCCTTTGCTTTTCTCCCGATGGCTCGGATTCTACATCAAGTGTTCGTACAACGAACATGAACAACACGTTCAGCTGGCctggaatataaaaaaatagaacACTGAGTTCTTCTGCTCAAGGTAAAAATTCAAGGCAATCGAACAGTTTTTTTCAGTTCATGACCCCTTCTTTCGGCACTCATGGGTtgcagtggtatttatagtacTAGTTTGATTAGCAGATTTTCAAATCCCATCATGTGCAAACAAGAACACAGCGTGAAATAACTTTAACAAGCAATGACACTAAAATGAATGAGGAGGTTTCTagtaaagtgaaaagtaaaagcagttttgcgcctagcattgtaCGCCCCCCTCCCCATCTGTTCTGTGCTCAATCTTGGTTAAGAACCGCTGACCTATAAGTACCAAATTAATAAGCATTTTATCCAACGTTTTAGAAACTTTATTGCATTGAATGATTAGTCAAAGAAGTTAGATATTTATTGTTGTATCTCACCTTAGTTGGTTGATGTCGTGGACGGTCTTCTCAAGCACTCGATGATTGGGATATTTTCTCAAACCTATAAATGGCAATAGAATGATAATTTGTGCGTTTTTATTTCAATGCAATgcatttgtaaaaaaataaaatctttccaCGCTCTTGGTATTTTTCTAATCAAATTCTGCTACTCCTGTGGTAGGTGTACCTGTTTGGGATTAGCTATAAGTTTATTCCGATTTacctaattttaattttattacgagtCCGGGGGCTGTCTGTGTTGCCCTCtgtccataagtttcagtccctatACGTAACTTGATGTAAACCAgaagaacaatataaaatagTTACCTCGACGTTGGTACGTACACTTCTGAatctggagcgccgtttttttttatcaccaAACAATATCTGCATAAGCAGCAATCAGTAGGCTAAAACGACAACCAAATACAGTTTTAATAAATACCTTTCCAAGTCGATGACGTATTTAATATCTTCGGGTGGAATGAACATGCGGCAGAGGAATTGCAAATCAGTTTTCAGGTTGCCGTACAAACTGTGGATCTTTCTCGGCTCCTGTGAAACATTGAGAGCTTAGTTATACTGCAGTTATTGATAATATAAGTTCAGTTGGCCAGAGATGAAAAAGATGAGAACACTGAGTGTGATATTTGGGAATTCATACTTGTTTTTCAGGGTAAAAATATAAGCGAAAAAGTGTCGGTGAAAGAAACACAAAACGACAAGCGAAATTATAAGTTCAGTTGACctcagataaaaacaaataggAAAACTAAATATGAAATTCGGAATTTTATATTTGCTTTTAAGCGTAAAATTATATTCTAACAACTGCTCTGCCCTGCCTAGCAAGATTCGAAAACGAATGAGCAAGGGCAGTTATGAACCCCAACGACTCGTCAACGTGTTTGGAATCTTCGGAACATTCAGTCAGTCAGTCCATGATGACGTAAAGATGCACGACATGATTTGCAAATCAGTTTTCAAAATCGCCGTACTAAACTGTAGATATTTTTCGTTTTCTATATAACATTTAACAATTTTGTTATTACCGAGTTTTTATTAATCGTTTAACAATCAACTACTTTGATTGTAGCGCCGAAGATGCCATTAAATTTTTGATACTCCTGAAGtgtgtgaactaagatggcgaaaataggaacgtagtatgtgtaccgggttagggttcgcccattattttattccaattttccttatttcagttctaatacgagttcggggattagccAATTGATTCGTGTAGTATTAGTAGCTACTATTATGACCTagccctatcctggtacacacactacgttccagtgtccgccatcctgGCACTCTTACTTCAGGAGGCAGGAACCGAGAAATTCCCATTGAAAATGTATTTCCGAATCCTGTTGATAACAGTGAAACCAAGAATAAGCCCCATACCAGGGCGCTAACCACAGATCCTGCTGGTACATTCCACTTCCAATTTGTTGGACAAAgtggtattcccgaagtatgggTACCATATTAGGATAAGGccatttttattgcaattttcctcattttcttTCTATTGCGAGCACGGGGCGGAGGCTGTCTGTGATAAACAAGGGAAAATTCCCCGTTGCACATAAGCTGCAGTCCCTTTACATATATTGATGTAAAATGGCCGAACAAAATTAGGTactttcatattggtacacacacttgatGCTCATGAAGCGCCGACGAAACAATCACCGCCCGCGAAATTCCATCTTTCGAGTTTAGACTGTTGCAACTGGGTTGTATCTCTAGAGCGTAGCACGATGAGCGTACAGAAGgataaactaaactaaaaagtACCCATCTGAAAGTTCTTTGGCTGTTGCGAATAAGACGATTGCATTTTCAATAGTCAATCTCTTTAATACCCACGGGTTTGCAGCATGGTATTTATGCATATACTACGGTATGTATCaactgaaacaataaaatatatacactGATAAATAAGCGTCATCATCATCAAAAAGGTGACAGaaaccagaaaaaaaatattcaaaacattgaTTTTCCTATACCCctcttaaaatttcaaacacccccctaaTTTTTAGGCGTGACACCATACTTAAATTCTTAATGTAAAAAAGTGTAGGCCTATTCGAATATTCCGAAATTGGCTCATATGCCGTATGCTCATATGAAGATGATCAGTAAAATacaaaacacgtttttataagttacaattagttttatcactaataacaaaatatctatcatcccctaaatttcgaaacgccctctaaaatataatataaaatgtcgAAAAATAGAACTTATACCGGTAACTAGTCTACATTGTCAGTTGAAAAAAAACGCGTGCGCTCAAAACTCAACTATGAAAGGCTCATGTGTACGAGGTTTTATCACTCTGAAGACTGCTCTTCTTTCATAacttttgattatattcaatacTAACCTATTACAAATACACCATTGCCTTGGAAATGCCACATGAACAACTTACAAACGCATTTTTGAACAACCTCACTACACACGAACGGCAAGTTGACTAACACGGTTCATGTCGAAGCAGCGTTGATTACAGATGATTACTATCCCGCGTTTTGTAGAATCCTCGTCTCCACCTATCAACGCCCGATCCAGATTTTTCTGATGACTTTTACCACGCGcctttttttttacaattttcggTTCTACCAATCAACGCTTGTGCCTGGTTTCCTTGGTGGCTATTACCACGCCCTTTTTCTAGAATCTTCGGTTTTACCAATCAACACTCGTTTCTACTTATTCTGATGAATTTTACACCGCGCGTTTTTTTTAATCTTGGGTTTTACCAATCAACGCTTTGACCTACTTACTCTGATATTTACTATCCGCGCATTTACTAGAACAGTGGTTATCAAACGACGGGGTGTGAagctaattaataataaaaatatttgttggatttgatcttgcccgccccCTATTTTGGCGCTCCataagtgtatgtaccaatatggaggtaactaattttgttcgcctactttacatcaagttgtgtaacgggactgaaaaatatatttacttgactaacagaggcagtccccgaactcgtaatagaactaaaatctgaataaaatgttggctcaaccctaacctggtacacatactgcgggagtacccacatttctttattttggatatttacattccatccacgtatttttatCGTTTTCGTTGAATAAACCACACTTTcgtctttttatatatatatatatggtatttgTAACTTATTGTTACTAACttaactagttatttttgagttagGACGCGAGACTTGAACAATtcctaaaaagggggcgcggctcagaaagtttgagaatcactgttcTAGATTGTCCGTTCTTATCCTACAGCGCGGAACAGAGGGGAACAGCGCGGAAAAGGACAAACAGCGACAGTAAGTTTCAAATCTTGCATCCCAGAGTAGGCCTAGATAAAAAGTTGGGCTATCGTCTGtgtcattttttattactttgtaGTGTTTAAATACAATGGTAGTGACATAGCAAGATGCTATGTTGAATGTCCGATCTACTACTATGATCGTTTGGTCGGATGTCtgaatggatatatatatatagattgcaAATCCACCAATTGATATCCTGTATACAAAATTACACTTGGCGGTTTTTCAGGGGTCAGTATAACTTCTTTCAGATAAGGATTTGTGTTTATCATATTTAGAACATCCAGAACGTCATCggcaatattatattttgtactcTTAGAGTTTTTCTGTTTCGAACTTGTTTGAAGTCGCTTGGCGAAGATGTCGGACCATTTAACACCATTTTTCGGAAAATTTTTCTGGTTGTCCGTTGCATCGAAACCTTTGTCGATTGTTTGTGTGACATGTTCCGGGGTGCGAAAATACTCTCTACCAGGAATATAAGCGTAGTGAGACGGTGTTAATGGCCATAttcttcatcagtgtttttgaCGCACCCACTTTCGTAGCTAGAATATGTCAAACTAAAATACTCGTCTTTTGAATCCAGGTCATCTTCTCAAGCGTGGATATTACCTGTAAAAAACAAGAACCAAATCATCCCTAACCAAGTTTATGGTccccttaattttttttaacatttttacaCGCTATTCAAGGTACTTTCCCATTTTTGCCTGATATGACGGAATTTTCCGTCATTTATTTAATACAGATTCGATGGAACCTGTTTTTTTGCTGTCCCATACTCCGCAATCGTCGACAACAAAATTCCCCGTGTTGGATATTCCTTTCGCATTGTTTACAAAGAATGCATAGGCCTAATTGCTCTTACCACTCAGAGGTATACTTCCGAGGAAATTCTCTGCTGTAACTCGAATATATAATTGCTCGATAGTAAAAAATCGGTCCATTACCCGTTCTCCCGTAGCAATTTCCAACTTATCTTGGATAGACTTAATATgaaccatggccgctatggccAAACCATGTCAACTAACTTTTTAATCGCCACAAACAAATGGCGCGAGGCGGGGTATCagggcagcaaattgaaaatcatGGCGGGTAAAATTGTGCTGCCACAAACTAATGCGTGTAGGCTGTAATGGCAGGACCACTCCTGATGACAACATACTTAGGATAACCTTTTCCTTATGGATATAGTTTCGACTGATTTGAGGTTAGGTTTCGGGTTTAGATAGATATAATTTCACTTGATAAACTAAAAAAATGGTACATGGCTTTGTGAAAATACTGGTGATAGCGCCATAGAATCATGTCAAGAGAAGCCGCGGTTTGTACGTGGCAGGAGCAGCTATGGAGTGGTAATAAATTGCTCCTCTTATTTTGCGCCGTTTCCCTCTGTTCCGCGCTATTTCCCTCTTTTCTGCGCTGTTTTCCTCTCTTCTACACTGTTTCTCTCCGTTTCCttctcttttgcgctgtttccctttcttctgcgctgtttcgcgctctttgtgGTTTTGCgttgtattcagtaagtagtaagacccctaCAATACAGCAACAACGTACTTATATTTTAATCAGTTtcgattttacaaaaatgactAGCTTACCGGTTGAAGGCTATTGAGAAATTTTCGACTCCGTCCACTACCGAAGCTCTGCCGTCTCATTGATGCTTTACTTCAATCTATTGCTCTTCCAGTCTTCTGCTGTTCCTAGTGAAGCGCTCCGGTATTTCGTTGATTTGAAGTTTCTGCAATGCCTAAAGTAAGGCGAAGTCGCAAACCACCTCCGGATGGCTGGGAATTGATAGAACCAACTTTGGATGAACTTGATCAAAAGATGAGAGAGGCAGAAACGGATCCTCATGATGGAAAAAGAAAAGTCGAAACTCTATGGCCCATATTCAAACTTCATCACCAAAAGTCAAGATATATTTATGACTTGTTTTATAGAAGAAAAGCAATTAGTCGAGGTAAGTGGTAGCCTAGTTGGTTTCTATTTCCTGGGCAATTATATGATGTGATTGAATTTCATGTTTTTGACTAATTCTTACACATTCAGACATTAtcttatttttcaaatgacttGCATCACAGTCCACACTTGAACGATTGACTAGTTAACTATTTCATACCTGTCTTGGCAGATTCATAACCAGGAAAGGGGCCACGGTTGACTTTATGAACATGCTTTAAATCGGTTCATGAAAACTAACCATCCTTCATGGATAAATACAAAAATCCTGTTTTCAGATTTGTAGTTGCAATTCATTGTCAGTTAATATTTTCTGGCTACCTAGGCTCTGCTCTGTTCAGTATTAATAAAAATTGTGTACATAACCTAACAAACTAATATATTGACTTGCAGAGCTTTATGAATATTGTTTAAAAGAATCAATCGCTGATAAAAATTTGATTGCTAAATGGAAAAAACAAGGATATGAGAATTTATGTTGTCTTCGATGCATTCAAGCAAGAGATACAAACTTCGGAACAAATTGTATTTGCAGAGTTCCAAAATCAAAACTTGAGGCGGTGAGGATTGTTTAATAAGTAAACTCAAATATCAACAAATAAATGAGGTTTCGGTGGAAGGCCATGCCCATGCCTCTGAAATGATAAACCGTTAGCtagtttacatatttatctcagggaagaggaaagacgataagatggcttaatcatttggcgaaccatggcctctcgtccggttaccagttatttggtttcagaagcatggacttgatggtggagggagccgtaacccgccagcggttacgtgaaccaccctagtGAGGCTGTGCTCTACCATGCGATGAAGCTATTTCATTGGCTTTCTAATCCTTCAAATAAGTATAAAAATCCctatttttgatgaaaagaaAGTGATTGCATTTGCATTTCAGTGCATTTCAGTTTCACTAAACTTGGCTTAGGCTACTCCACTGAGTGAAATAGTGTTCAAAAAAGCTGAGAAAATCTCGAATAACCCAGGTGGTCGAGGCTCTTCTAACTATGTGTATTCATTTTTCAGGGTAAAGTTGTTGAATGCATTCACTGTGGATGTAGAGGATGTTCTGGATGAAACAAAGCCACAGCGAACAAAAGTTTATATGGACTAATAACCTGCATCAGAGCTTATtgtgattttaacaaattacCAGAAAAGACTGGTGCACAACTCAATGTTAGTGACAATCGAGCCTAAAATGATTCAAGTCACTTGAATCAAGTGAACCATTATGAACAAACTTTTTGATGATGGATTGATTGAGAGTCATTTACAGATTAAGCTTTCAAACTATTCAATCGCTTCTTCTTGCATTGCTGTGATTCTATCGCTTTATAGTGTTTTCAAGAAATCGGTGAAATATagacatttttattataaaaattatgtaCAAATAGAAAATGGACTAAAACTGACCAGTTGGTAAGGGCCAAGGGTATAAATAATAAGGACATTGAATGCTAGCCCCAAGGTTAGCTACCTGTGTTAATAGTGATTTTATATTACACACTAAAAATATAACTGGCATCGTTTGAGGTGACTAAGATTTGTCCaaaagtagggctgggcatttcgaatctaatagtaaattattcgaatcggtgtagagcaaattttcgaattgccgccatcttgttttactctttccgccaatggtcgaggtaaatttctcaatttttttttcattgaagccatattctttcatgactcttttctgtattgaggtattgatgaaaacgtgtttttttttattgtcagtgatgtattctatgttttcggtaatttatgtgtctgaagGACCTAAAATACTAAGAAAtttacatacaatttcataccttccaagtattcgagattcgattcgaaaaaaatattcgatccgattctgaaatcatcaggtattcgaaaatgcccagccctatccAAAAGTGCAACTCCAGGTGAAGTACAGACATATTTGGTGCTAGCTCAATTGTAAATCTACGGTTAATTTTTCAGACACTTCCCATGCCGGCAttatttctttaaatttttcaaGATCGATTTTTCCACCAACTTTCTGAAgtaaattttcagtgatttcTTTTATTCTTTGATCACTCAATCCAGGTGTAAAAAGTGTGTGATAATATCGATACATTTCAATTCCACTCAAATATCCCATTTTTTTAACATCAAGAAGTTTGAAAAGTCCTTCCACTTTTTCTTGTGGAGTTCGATGGGAGCTGAGTTCaccaaaaaacaaaacagtttCCCTCGGAAACAAGATTTGTGACCTTCCTCCGTATTTTTCGGCAACAAATCGTGCAAGTTTGCAACCAGATAGTTCTGGAATTTTCATGAGATCGTCTACTGGGATGCCGTAAGTCTCATCAGCGGAGGTTGCTTTGTCAAGCTTTGAATATCTCTTCTGTATTTCTTGGATCTCTTGGGGTGAGAACCCAGTTTCTTCCAACAACTTATTCTGCTCTTCTGTTGTGAAATATGACGCCCCCTGACCCTAAATAAGTATTTACATATTGAATTAATGGAGATGGGTGCTCATAACGAGATTAGCTTGGATTTAGGCACTAATAATATTACCTTCAGTTATTATATCGTAGCATTGAAATGTTATGATAATGACTGCATAACACTTTATTAATTTCTATTGATTATACACATTCATGTTATAGGAAAAAATACTGGATGATTGTAATATGGACAAAGAATGCATTTATAGACCAATACATATCTGATATAAGGAAAATTATGATATTGGTATATTCATATGAATTACATTGTacaatgcccagccctagttttTTGTTAGCTGGGATCTAGcttagggttgccataccgtccgggatttagggttaaattttgtgTCCGAGAACAATTTAAATGTTcggaatccggaattttactgcatctgcaatcgtactgtgcgcactgctaatacagaacatgTTATTTTGTACCGTGCGCGtatttttactacgaggtcatgaaaatagtcatgcactgtccggaattttgcttttccAAATATGGTGACCCTAATCTAGCTAATATAGCAACCCAACACGCAGAGTAATGACATGAATCATCCTTTGATCATACTATAATTTCATTACCATTCCAATTGAAATTTCAGATCACACAGCATCGGACATCCTCTTGCTATTATTGTATTTTAGTAATTAAGATATAAAAATACACCTGcgtaaaataaaacacaaaaatatgaaagtttAATCAGCATAATGTTTTCAATGAAGTAATAAACAAAAAGTATATTGCATCAAAGGGATTATCATATGATTGATTGTTGACAAATAATTACTGGTAATACATTTAAACGTGAATGTGGCACTTTTTAACAATAATAGAATTGTAAACGAAGGTAAGTGCTGGCTTGGCCATGATTTATCGAAAACATTCAACTAATTTCTATACTAAGTGCATATTAAAGTATTTTATTATGAAGGATAATTATCAATCTTTGAATAGTAGCATAAAAGAAAGTAATAGAGGGAAACTTATTAATTGAATAAACATGATTAATAAAATAacgagaatatatatataatattcgtTCCCTGATTAACATATTGTCATGCATGGTTCAATAATATGGAgcatattttaagtttttttggCAAAAAACAGGATGATACATTGCACTTCTTCACACTTTGGCAAGATTTTTGAAACAACAATAACATTGAAAGTTATCAGAGCATGCTTTGGCATTTATGATTGCGcttgttatttaaaaaatgagacTGTATGGTCCGGGGTGCCGAAGTTCTTTGTTGACAAACAATTTCCCCCAAAGTGTGCTACAGCAATGTACCAGTGTTGTTTTTTGATTATCTTTATCGACCAATGGCCTGTGCTCGTGTGCCCACTTGTAGATACTCCCTTCTACATTTCGAAGTATAATGCTGGAATACGGTAATTTCTCAGTATTATCTGTGAGGAATTCTTCAGGGTCAACAGGCGACCCTTCTTTTTCTTTCATTCGCTTAAGCCTTCGTTGCGTAATTGACACCAAAATTGAAGCCCTGATTCCCACAGCGCAGTACACAAATACATCCAACTCTTTATCCCTTTTCTCTCTCTCTTCAATCTTTTCCTGTATAAGGTCGATGACACAGTCGCATTGCTCTCTATATGGTTTGTTAAAATCCACCCAGTTAGCACACAA encodes:
- the LOC120337912 gene encoding protein BUD31 homolog gives rise to the protein MPKVRRSRKPPPDGWELIEPTLDELDQKMREAETDPHDGKRKVETLWPIFKLHHQKSRYIYDLFYRRKAISRELYEYCLKESIADKNLIAKWKKQGYENLCCLRCIQARDTNFGTNCICRVPKSKLEAGKVVECIHCGCRGCSG
- the LOC120337913 gene encoding uncharacterized protein LOC120337913; this translates as MGQGASYFTTEEQNKLLEETGFSPQEIQEIQKRYSKLDKATSADETYGIPVDDLMKIPELSGCKLARFVAEKYGGRSQILFPRETVLFFGELSSHRTPQEKVEGLFKLLDVKKMGYLSGIEMYRYYHTLFTPGLSDQRIKEITENLLQKVGGKIDLEKFKEIMPAWEVSEKLTVDLQLS
- the LOC120337909 gene encoding uncharacterized protein LOC120337909; the protein is MSDTEREDLKKLSKSLRTIISLTSKQFPEVETITTQEFENILSKESLLEPNSNVNESNSDILVVDIRERAEFDVSHLLCANWVDFNKPYREQCDCVIDLIQEKIEEREKRDKELDVFVYCAVGIRASILVSITQRRLKRMKEKEGSPVDPEEFLTDNTEKLPYSSIILRNVEGSIYKWAHEHRPLVDKDNQKTTLVHCCSTLWGKLFVNKELRHPGPYSLIF